The Gemmatimonas sp. UBA7669 genome has a segment encoding these proteins:
- a CDS encoding tetratricopeptide repeat protein translates to MSTAARIDELRKKFEENPRRFFAPLANELRKAGDLSQAIALCREHLPKQPGHMSGYIVFGQALYETGELDEARGVFEQALALDPENLIALRHLGDIARRQDQPQVARRWYERVLEADPRNDDIAAQLASLATPTPSVAAIPAPASFTPVVPMAAFGTPALGSAPVPAGSVPAPSMPTPASFTPIDLAAIPTPVTAAPAIPTPVVAAPAIPTPVSAAPAIPTPVSAAPAIPTPITAAPAIPTPISQAAFAPIDLDSMVAEAPSFPPALAPTPIESFPAILPTMPTPDSAMRAIEAEADPFHFAPAEPVASSAAFAETRAEELEAQAAQAESEAAMAFEEGLVAPEWPDTTDLLARRETPRSVTPLSVPVTPDAAQAFGLEKGDALSMPLPEPEPEIEVELETELVAESVSEFANEHVAHFAQTDSPITLPLMDLTDSAIDTVNGVVDDAVDDVVHDVVDDVRAFGADADVMEHAAETEPEIVAPFEDVVVAETEVRAVSEESFASLNDELTEEPSEEASEEPTEPSPAFVTETMGELLVAQGFVDRAVTVYEELVRRRPYDPVLAARLQELQDMQQSAATGVDVAPEADGAAFGEPVSAAIVAPESETGHAEPIAVYTARERFASLAARRVSRRTPAYSTPVFSPPLRSTPAASLAAYATPVRTPAVQAPGVEAAHDDSLASLFGDEAPASASAQDEFAARQLASAFDPQSPDVGSLSDSFFAGAAGHREPTPAFGTVRQPTPIRGVAASPTPAAPTPAAPQPPAPGATGEFSFDRFFPDPARQTSAASGAEPSVTGNPAASAPPAADDLAQFSAWLKGLGNS, encoded by the coding sequence ATGAGCACCGCTGCCCGCATCGACGAACTCCGGAAGAAGTTCGAGGAAAACCCGCGGCGCTTCTTCGCGCCGCTGGCCAACGAGCTCCGGAAGGCTGGCGATCTCTCGCAGGCCATTGCGCTGTGCCGCGAACATCTGCCCAAGCAGCCTGGGCACATGAGCGGGTACATCGTGTTCGGTCAGGCCCTCTATGAAACGGGTGAGCTGGACGAGGCCCGCGGGGTGTTCGAGCAGGCGCTGGCGCTCGACCCGGAGAACCTCATCGCCCTGCGGCATCTCGGGGACATTGCCCGGCGGCAGGATCAGCCGCAGGTGGCCCGCCGCTGGTATGAGCGGGTGCTCGAAGCGGATCCGCGCAATGACGACATCGCGGCGCAGTTGGCCTCGTTGGCCACGCCCACGCCGTCGGTAGCCGCCATCCCCGCGCCGGCTTCGTTCACGCCGGTGGTGCCCATGGCGGCGTTCGGCACGCCCGCGCTGGGCAGTGCGCCGGTACCGGCCGGAAGCGTGCCGGCCCCGTCGATGCCCACGCCGGCCTCGTTCACACCCATCGACCTCGCCGCCATCCCCACGCCGGTGACGGCGGCGCCGGCCATCCCGACGCCGGTCGTGGCAGCACCTGCCATTCCCACGCCGGTCTCGGCGGCGCCAGCCATTCCCACGCCGGTCTCGGCGGCGCCGGCCATTCCCACGCCGATCACCGCCGCGCCGGCCATCCCGACGCCCATCAGTCAGGCGGCCTTCGCCCCCATCGATCTCGACAGCATGGTGGCTGAGGCACCGTCCTTCCCGCCGGCCCTCGCGCCAACACCCATCGAGAGTTTCCCGGCCATCCTGCCCACCATGCCGACCCCCGATTCGGCCATGCGGGCGATTGAAGCCGAGGCGGACCCCTTCCACTTTGCGCCGGCTGAGCCGGTCGCGTCTTCGGCGGCTTTTGCCGAAACCAGGGCCGAAGAGTTGGAAGCGCAGGCCGCCCAGGCTGAATCAGAGGCGGCGATGGCGTTTGAAGAAGGCCTCGTCGCGCCCGAGTGGCCCGATACCACGGACCTGTTGGCTCGGCGTGAGACGCCGCGTTCGGTCACGCCGCTCTCCGTGCCGGTCACGCCCGACGCGGCACAGGCTTTTGGGCTCGAGAAGGGCGACGCGCTCAGCATGCCGCTGCCGGAGCCTGAGCCGGAAATCGAGGTGGAGCTGGAGACGGAGTTGGTGGCCGAGTCTGTCAGTGAGTTTGCAAACGAGCACGTGGCACACTTCGCACAGACCGATTCGCCGATCACCCTGCCGCTGATGGATTTGACGGACAGCGCCATCGACACCGTCAATGGTGTGGTCGATGATGCCGTCGACGATGTTGTCCATGATGTGGTCGACGATGTCCGTGCGTTCGGCGCCGATGCTGACGTGATGGAGCACGCCGCGGAGACAGAGCCGGAGATCGTCGCGCCGTTTGAAGATGTCGTTGTTGCGGAGACCGAAGTACGCGCGGTATCTGAAGAGTCTTTTGCGTCGCTCAACGACGAGCTGACCGAGGAACCGTCTGAAGAAGCGTCCGAAGAACCGACTGAACCGTCGCCGGCGTTTGTCACCGAGACCATGGGCGAGTTGCTGGTGGCTCAGGGCTTTGTCGATCGCGCCGTGACCGTGTACGAGGAGTTGGTACGCCGGCGTCCCTATGACCCCGTGCTGGCTGCTCGCTTGCAGGAGCTGCAGGACATGCAGCAGTCCGCGGCTACTGGCGTGGACGTGGCACCGGAAGCAGACGGAGCAGCGTTCGGCGAACCCGTCTCCGCGGCAATCGTCGCTCCGGAGAGCGAGACAGGCCATGCGGAGCCGATCGCCGTGTACACGGCCCGGGAGCGTTTCGCGAGCCTGGCCGCGCGACGGGTCTCGCGCCGCACGCCGGCGTATTCCACGCCGGTCTTCTCGCCGCCGCTGCGCAGCACACCCGCCGCGTCGCTCGCCGCCTATGCCACTCCGGTTCGTACGCCTGCCGTGCAAGCGCCGGGAGTCGAGGCCGCGCATGACGACAGTCTCGCGTCGCTGTTTGGAGACGAGGCGCCGGCGTCGGCCTCCGCACAGGACGAGTTCGCGGCGCGTCAGCTCGCGTCGGCGTTCGACCCGCAGTCGCCTGACGTTGGCTCACTCAGCGACAGCTTCTTCGCAGGGGCCGCCGGTCATCGCGAACCGACACCGGCCTTTGGCACAGTCCGTCAACCCACGCCCATCCGCGGCGTGGCGGCGTCACCCACTCCCGCTGCGCCCACCCCGGCCGCGCCGCAGCCTCCCGCGCCTGGTGCAA